A stretch of the Oryzias melastigma strain HK-1 unplaced genomic scaffold, ASM292280v2 sc00289, whole genome shotgun sequence genome encodes the following:
- the golga7ba gene encoding golgin A7 family, member Ba translates to MATEFHNLQELRRSASLANKVFIQRDYSEGTACRFQTKFPSELESRIERTLFEDTVKTLNTFYAEAEKIGGQSYLEGCLACATAYLIFLCMETRYEKVLKKIAKYIQEQNEKIYAPRGLLITDPIERGMRVIEVSIYEDRGSSGSSSGSSSVSVSTAR, encoded by the exons TTCCATAACCTGCAGGAGCTGAGGCGCAGCGCTTCTCTGGCCAACAAAGTCTTCATCCAGAGGGACTACAGTGAAGGAACAGCCTGCAGGTTCCAGACCAAGTTCCCCTCCGAGCTGGAGAGCAGG ATCGAGCGGACGCTGTTCGAGGACACCGTGAAGACGCTGAACACCTTTTACGCAGAGGCGGAGAAAATCGGGGGCCAGTCGTACCTGGAGGGCTGCCTGGCCTGCGCCACGGCGTACCTCATCTTCCTCTGCATGGAGACGCGATATGAGAAG GTGCTGAAGAAGATAGCCAAGTACATTCAGGAGCAGAATGAGAAGATCTACGCCCCCAGAGGTCTGCTCATCACCGACCCCATAGAGAGAGGCATGCGGGTT ATCGAGGTTTCCATCTACGAGGACCGAGGCTCCAGCGGCTCCAGCTCCGGCAGCAGCTCGGTGTCCGTCAGCACGGCACGATGA
- the crtac1a gene encoding cartilage acidic protein 1a, translating to MGGVWWTSFLLLTLWHQSNAQNSEPMLQATTNTILPPDNINNPTQLNYGMAVTDVDGGGDLEVVVAGYNGPNLVLKYNSTLKKLVNIAIDDAGSPYYALRDPSGNAIGVTACDVDGDGLEEIYFLNTNNAYSGKATYSDKLFKFRNGRYEDLLSDEINVNRGVANGMAGRSVACVDRKGTGRYAVYVANYARGNVGPHVLIEMDEAASDASRGVIALSDVAAEAGVRKLTGGRGVVVGPILNQGRSDVFCDNENGPNFLFKNKGDGTFEEVARQAGVTDESQHGRGVALADFNGDGKTDIVYGNWNGPHRLYLQTSDSKFRNIATGGFAQPSPIRTVIAADFDNDQELEVFFNNIAYRGNAPNRLFRVSREANRDPVIKELNVGEAAEPQGRGTGGTVTDLDGDGQLDLLLAHGESAQQPISVFKVTQGSSNNWLRVIPRTQFGAFARGAKVTVFTAQSGALTRIIDGGSGYLCEMEPVAHFGLGTDEVRVLQVSWPDGTLMTRALQTTEMNSVVEISYPSGEVSLVLQNDTQCGAGFTVENGFCAGV from the exons ATG GGTGGAGTTTGGTGGACTTCATTTCTGCTCCTCACACTTTGGCACCAGTCCAATGCCCAGAACTCTGAGCCAATGCTCCAGGCCACAACAAACACAATCCTTCCTCCTGACAACATCAACAACCCCACACAGCTCAACTACGGCATGGCTGTGACAGACGTGGATGGGGGCGGGGACTTGGAGGTGGTGGTAGCAGG GTACAACGGACCTAATTTGGTGTTGAAATATAACTCCACCCTCAAAAAGCTGGTAAACATCGCTATTGATGACGCAGGGTCTCCTTACTACGCACTGAGGGACCCAAGCGGAAATGCTATTGGAGTCACTGCCTGTGACGTGGACGGAGACGGACTTGAGGAAATCTACTTCTTGAACACAAACAATGCGTACTCCG GGAAGGCAACCTATTCTGACAAGCTTTTCAAATTTCGTAATGGCCGCTACGAGGATCTGCTCAGTGATGAGATCAATGTGAACCGTGGCGTGGCTAATGGCATGGCAGGACGCTCGGTTGCATGTGTGGACAGGAAG GGAACTGGCCGTTATGCAGTCTATGTTGCAAACTATGCCAGAGGCAACGTTGGTCCCCATGTTCTCATAGAAATGGATGAAGCTGCCAGCGACGCCTCCAGAGGAGTCATCGCTCTGTCTGATGTGGCGGCCGAGGCTGGTGTGAGGAAGCTCACAG GTGGTCGTGGTGTGGTTGTTGGACCGATCTTAAACCAGGGACGGTCTGACGTTTTCTGTGACAACGAGAACGGACCTAATTTCCTATTCAAGAACAAGGGAGATGGCACTTTTGAGGAAGTGGCCAGACAAGCCG GAGTGACGGATGAGTCCCAGCATGGCAGAGGAGTAGCACTTGCTGACTTCAACGGGGATGGAAAAACTGACATTGTCTATGGTAACTGGAATGGCCCACACAGACTTTACTTGCAGACCAGCGACTCCAAATTTAGG AATATTGCCACTGGAGGATTTGCTCAACCTTCACCCATTCGCACCGTCATTGCTGCTGATTTTGACAATGACCAGGAGCTGGAGGTGTTCTTTAATAATATTGCTTACAGAGGAAATGCCCCCAACAGGCTGTTCAG AGTATCCAGGGAAGCAAACAGGGATCCAGTAATTAAGGAGCTCAACGTAGGAGAAGCTGCTGAACCACAGGGCAGAGGAACAG GGGGCACAGTTACCGATCTGGACGGGGATGGACAACTGGACCTGCTGCTGGCACATGGGGAGAGCGCTCAGCAGCCCATCTCAGTCTTCAAGGTCACACAG ggTTCCTCCAACAACTGGCTGCGTGTCATTCCTCGCACACAGTTTGGGGCGTTTGCCAGGGGGGCCAAAGTGACTGTCTTCACCGCACAGAGTGGCGCTCTGACCCGCATTATTGATGGGGGTTCAGGGTATCTGTGTGAGATGGAACCTGTTGCCCATTTTGGCTTgg GAACGGATGAGGTGAGGGTTCTGCAGGTGTCTTGGCCCGATGGCACCTTGATGACCCGAGCCCTTCAGACCACAGAAATGAACTCTGTGGTGGAAATCTCCTACCCCAGTGGGGAGGTGTCGCTTGTGCTGCAAAACGACACTCAG TGCGGCGCTGGCTTCACAGTGGAGAACGGTTTCTGCGCAG GTGTTTGA